The proteins below come from a single Psychrobacter sp. PL19 genomic window:
- the serB gene encoding phosphoserine phosphatase SerB — protein MPKNTPYSLPKDSKAWQQAVDSVASLLPDDTNLQDFDALQSLPVFALIVVLPAHVSALDIHQYIQSWVDEQPSWHLVTVAEDTEAAFVNITIDVKDVDPAYVSNATTSTDSTSTDSKIADSQSKTIAEPPFVPAQVFRYLLVPVTDTLMHPGKKTAAAHIIDDQLTTSLRRDLAENYSKDYPDSKKTALDDRNLVDCHILSIGHMLRTHKLVCFDMDSTLIEQEVIVELAKTAGIGEEVAAITEAAMRGEIEFDESFAQRVDLLKGIPTTVLDEICARLTLSTGARTTISAFKALGYHTVLVSGGFTYFARYIAEQLGIDEVHANHLDVEGGEVTGHVQLPIVNGAKKAAIVTGIAERLGIELSQVVCVGDGANDLPMMAIADLGVAYLAKPIVQARADAAVNVTGLEGVLYTLGYPALIPAQ, from the coding sequence ATGCCAAAAAATACACCTTATTCGTTACCAAAAGACAGCAAAGCATGGCAACAAGCCGTCGACTCTGTAGCGTCACTATTACCTGATGATACCAATTTGCAAGATTTTGACGCGCTGCAATCTCTGCCAGTCTTTGCTTTAATTGTGGTATTACCTGCACACGTGTCAGCACTTGATATCCATCAGTATATTCAGTCATGGGTCGATGAGCAGCCAAGCTGGCATCTAGTAACCGTAGCAGAAGATACTGAGGCGGCCTTTGTCAATATCACTATCGACGTTAAAGACGTTGATCCTGCTTATGTTTCTAATGCCACTACTAGCACTGACTCTACTAGCACTGACTCTAAGATCGCTGACAGTCAATCTAAAACTATAGCTGAACCGCCATTTGTGCCGGCGCAAGTATTTCGTTATCTATTAGTGCCCGTTACCGATACCCTCATGCACCCTGGCAAAAAAACCGCTGCCGCTCATATCATTGATGATCAGTTGACTACCAGCTTACGTCGCGACTTGGCCGAAAACTATAGCAAAGACTATCCTGATAGCAAAAAAACAGCCCTTGATGATCGTAATCTAGTCGATTGTCATATTTTGTCTATTGGTCATATGCTACGTACCCATAAGCTAGTCTGCTTTGATATGGATTCAACCTTGATTGAACAAGAAGTCATCGTTGAGCTGGCAAAAACCGCTGGCATCGGCGAAGAAGTCGCCGCCATTACCGAAGCCGCTATGCGTGGTGAAATTGAATTTGACGAGTCTTTTGCCCAACGTGTGGATTTGCTAAAAGGCATTCCTACTACTGTCCTTGATGAAATTTGTGCCCGTTTAACGTTATCAACCGGTGCACGTACGACTATTAGCGCCTTTAAGGCCTTAGGTTATCATACCGTATTGGTTTCGGGCGGCTTTACTTATTTTGCCCGTTATATCGCTGAACAGCTGGGTATTGATGAAGTACACGCCAACCATTTAGATGTTGAAGGCGGCGAAGTAACCGGTCATGTGCAGCTGCCGATCGTCAATGGCGCAAAAAAAGCCGCCATCGTGACAGGTATTGCCGAACGTTTAGGTATTGAGCTATCACAAGTGGTCTGTGTCGGTGATGGCGCTAATGATTTACCAATGATGGCCATTGCTGATTTAGGCGTTGCCTATCTTGCAAAGCCCATTGTCCAAGCGCGCGCGGATGCAGCGGTCAACGTCACTGGGCTTGAAGGTGTGCTTTATACGCTTGGCTACCCTGCGCTGATTCCCGCACAATAA